From Glycine max cultivar Williams 82 chromosome 11, Glycine_max_v4.0, whole genome shotgun sequence, the proteins below share one genomic window:
- the LOC100808763 gene encoding serine/threonine-protein kinase SMG1, which yields MQGIQQHQHLAALVSAALPKDDSAADPSPRLAAIHSLHRAILHPHNSLLLSHSATFLAQAFSQLLSDKCYEVRQAAVTAYGALCAVLASIPVAASNGRQNHLMLVDRFIGWALPSLNTAVTVDGTKELALEGLREFLNVGGTDRYALPILKACQVLLEDERTSLALLHRLIGVITLISLKFLRCFQPHFPDIVDLLLGWALVPDLAQSDRRVILDSFLQFQEHWVGSLPMSLRLLTKFLGDMEVLLHDGTPGTPQQLRRLFALLSCFSTILQSTASGLLEMNMLEQICEPLSALLPRLLRCLSMIGQKFGWSEWIEDSWKCLTLLAEILRERFSSFYPLAIDILFQSLEFGATVQRAGFRKISSFQIHGVLKTNLQLLSLQKLGLLSSSVKKLLKFHAAISQLRLHPNHLVTGSSAATYVFLLQHGNTEVVNEAIASLIEELKLLKIVIGNNTGHSDESNSVVDTKAFSKPELLALIKFDLKVLLACVSMGGDNSLIGQKDVASLYLSRSEKLVSFITKEMNPFELPIQAFIELQITVVKALERLNSVEFLIKCSDREQNCNKAFVEFPTKTEDSDDQFSNGFLAVITEHLEKYSKLLIKAFHVSSPLAIKLVALDWGQKFCENVMAFNKILGTRDFSHEECKYAGVIMNLVFSLLGGTFEREPEVRSHVAKTLEMFMQAKLLHPVCFYPLAEVILEKLGDPATEIQDAYVKLLAHILPTTIYTCGLYDYGRFRPVDPVLGKNSNMHWKQLFALKQLPLQLHSQQLVSILSYISQRWKVPLYSWIQRLIHGCQSSKDAFLSLPEETGNFGANSPWLDIQVDEDILQKICSVNNLAGAWWAVQEAARYCIATRLRTNLGGPTQTFAALERMLLDIAHLLQLDNEQSDGNLSMIGSSGAHLLPMRLLLDFVEALKKNVYNAYEGSVILPPASRQSTLFFRANKKVCEDWFSRICEPMMNAGLAVHCNDAVIQYCTLRLQELKNLSVSALKEKSRAQVTDNLHNIKGRYRGDVLKVLRHISLALCKSSDPDSLIGLRKWVSITFSSLLGEENQSSSEGGTAGPLSWISGLIYQARGEYENAAAHFTHLLQTEESLSSLGSDGIQFVIARIIECYAAVSDWRSLETWLLELQLLRAKHAGRSYSGALTMAGNEVNAIHALARFDEGDYQAAWSSLDLTPKSNSELTLDPKIALQRSEQMLLQSLLFQKEEKSDKVLHDLQKARSMLEEPLSVLPLDGLAEATPLAIQLHCIFLVEENCKLKATHEKAKQIPSILNSLKSLPSSISKIRQDCNPWLKVLRVYQTISPSSPVTLKFCMNLHNLARKQNNLLLANHLNNYIKDHVSACPEERHRNLLVLNLQYESILLQYAENKFEDAFTNLWSFLRPCMVSSTSRIPDTEERILKAKACLKLADWLTREYSDWSPESIVLKMPADFEMAESATLGKDGNEENIICKSNLGSITEEIVGTATKLSSRICPTMGKSWISYASWCFKQARDSLLVQRETILHSCSFSSILVPEILPERFKLTKDEVQRIKSLVLGLFQDNIDMKGFIDEQEERSSWLDSAEHSISSNPLLTLVWNIVNIIETAAGAPGAENSGGECLSAMVSSQLKICLLNTNFGLGEFDIISALDDFVDIWWSLRRRRVSLYGHAAHGYTQYLSYSSSPICHSQMHGSEYEALNQKTGSYTLRATLYILHILLNYGVELKDTLESALLVVPLLPWQEVTPQLFARVSSHPELVIRKQLEGLLIMLAKQSPCSIVYPTLVDVNAYEEKPSEELHHVLGCLRELYPRLVQDVQLMINELGNVTVLWEELWLSTLQDLQTDVMRRINVLKEEAARIAENVTLSQNEKNKINSARYSAMMAPIVVALERRLASTSRKPETPHEAWFQEEYKDQLKSAIVSFKIPPASSAAIGDVWRPFDSIAASLASYQRKSSVSLREVAPHLALLSSSDVPMPGLEKQMKVPDSGKATDLQGVVTIASFHEQVTILSTKTKPKKLGILGSDGQKYTYLLKGREDLRLDARIMQLLQAINGFLHSSSSACSNSLSIRYYSVTPISGRAGLIQWVGNVVSIYSVFKAWQTRVQLAQFLALGPANTKSSAPPPVPRPSDMFYGKIIPALKEKGIKRVISRRDWPHEVKCKVLLDLMKEVPRHLLYQELWCASEGYKAFSSKMKRYSGSVAAMSMVGHVLGLGDRHLDNILIDFCNGDIVHIDYNVCFDKGQRLKIPEIVPFRLTQMIEAALGLTGIEGSFKSNCETVIGVLRKNKDILLMLLEVFVWDPLVEWTRGDFHDEAAIGGEERKGMELAVSLSLFASRVQEIRVPLQEHHDQLLTSLPAVESALESFADILNHYELASTLYCRADQERSGLILRETSAKSILAEATSNSEKIRASFEIQAREFAQAKAMVAEKAQEAMAWAEQHGRILDALRCNLIPEINVSFKLNNMEAALSLTSAVTVAGVPLTVVPEPTQAQCHDIDREVSQFVAELGDGLTSATTSLQAYSLALQRILPLNYLSTSAVHNWAQVLQLSINALSSEILSLARRQASELIAKFHVDSIDSIKCSHDDLCFRVEKYAVEIEKLEKECAEIESSIGSESESKTKDRCLSAFMKFMQSIGLLRKEDVMSSVQSRPLGELEEEREKALSILNIAVSSLYNDVKHRIQNIYNDMSGGRNQYNMLQNDSGTIFAEFEEQVEKCNLVTEFVNDLCQFIGKDTPSVDINKVRSKFSSESNWVSIFKAILISCKGLVSQMTEVVLPNVIRAAVSLNSEVMDAFGLISQVRGSIETALEQLVEVEMERASLIELEQNYFVKVGLITEQQLALEEAAVKGRDHLSWEEAEELASQEEACRAQLDQLHQTWNQRDVRTSSLIKREADIKNALVSVNCQFQSLVGSEEERELHILRSKALLAALFKPFLELESMDIMLSAADGSVALPSSKFHTLADLINSGNSISEYVWKVGDLLDNHSFFIWKIGVIDYFLDACIHDVASSVEQNLGFDQSLNFMKKRLEIQLQKHIGHYLKERIAPSLLTCLDKENEHLKQLTESSKELALDQVKKDGAAKKVLLMLEEYCNAHETARAAKSAASLMKKQVNELKEALRKTALEVVQMEWMHDVSLNPSYNRRIRFEKYLDTDDSLYTIILNLSRSKLMDNIQSAVSKITTSMDCLQSCERNSLIAEGQLERAMAWACGGPNSSSSGNTSTKNSGIPPEFHEHIKTRRQILWESREKASDIVKLCVSVLEFEASRDGFLLIPGQPYPFRSSVDGKTWQQVYLNALTRLDVTFHSYTRTEQEWKLAQCTVEAASNGLYTATNELCIASLKAKSASGDLQSTVLSMRDCAYEASVALSAFARVSRIHTALTSESGSMLEEVLAITEDIHDVYNLGKEAAAIHLSLMEGLSKANAILFPLESVLTKDVAAMADAIARESEIKKEISHIHGQAIYQSYCLRIREACHTFKPLAPSLTSAVKGLYSLLARLARTANVHAGNLHKALEGIGDSQEVKSEDIALSRSDGGGGDAVEFDDKEGESLSRSEDDKTDDFIGFSRLSLEDKGWVSPPDSIYCSSSGSDISLAEVSLPDSLNDSAGNKDLLSQGSGSRIPTGYMHTTLLSQTDVEQISPFELSESSPVETDLNRAGSVKSINEATEHAEAISLSGDKSVAIPGNSQIPSNENLDKFDGEDELLSAKEVKNAAEHHEAPDPYINANTRVGRGKNAYALSVLRRVEVKIDGRDISENREIGTAEQVDYLLKQATSVDNLCNMYEGWTPWI from the exons ATGCAAGGCATTCAGCAACACCAGCACCTCGCTGCACTCGTCTCCGCTGCACTCCCCAAGGATGACTCCGCCGCCGACCCCTCCCCTCGTCTCGCCGCCATCCACTCTCTCCACCGCGCCATCCTCCACCCTCACAACTCCCTCCTCCTCTCTCACTCCGCCACTTTCCTCGCTCAGGCCTTCTCCCAACTCCTCTCCGACAA ATGCTACGAGGTGCGCCAGGCAGCCGTCACGGCCTACGGCGCTCTCTGTGCCGTCCTCGCTTCGATCCCCGTCGCCGCCTCCAACGGCCGGCAGAACCACCTCATGCTCGTCGACCGCTTCATCGGCTGGGCCTTGCCGTCGCTCAACACCGCCGTCACCGTCGACGGCACTAAGGAACTCGCGCTCGAAGGCCTCCGCGAGTTCCTCAACGTCGGCGGAACCGACAGGTACGCTTTGCCGATTCTGAAGGCGTGTCAGGTGCTGCTTGAGGATGAGAGAACCTCCCTGGCTTTGTTGCATAGACTTATTGGTGTTATTACTCTGATTTCGTTGAAGTTTTTGAGGTGCTTTCAGCCTCATTTCCCTGACATTGTTGACTTGCTTCTCGGTTGGGCGTTGGTTCCTGATTTAGCCCAATCCGACAGGCGTGTTATTTTGGATAGCTTCTTGCAGTTTCAGGAGCATTGGGTTGGTAGTCTTCCCATGTCTCTGAGGTTGCTTACCAAATTCTTGGGGGACATGGAGGTTTTGCTTCATGATGGAACTCCCGGTACGCCACAGCAGCTTCGCCGGCTTTTTGCTCTGCTTTCTTGTTTTTCCACGATTCTGCAGTCCACTGCTTCGGGGTTACTAGAGATGAACATGCTTGAACAGATATGTGAGCCGCTTAGTGCCTTGTTGCCGCGATTGCTGAGGTGTTTGTCTATGATTGGGCAGAAATTTGGGTGGTCTGAGTGGATTGAGGATTCTTGGAAGTGTTTGACTCTTTTGGCTGAGATATTGCGGGAGAGGTTTTCGAGTTTTTATCCTCTTGCTATTGATATCTTGTTTCAGAGCTTGGAGTTTGGAGCAACTGTGCAGCGGGCAGGGTTTAGGAAGATTAGCTCTTTCCAAATTCATGGGGTTTTGAAGACTAATCTCCAGTTGTTGTCATTGCAAAAGCTTGGCCTCCTTTCGTCTTCGGTGAAGAAGTTATTGAAGTTTCATGCGGCGATTTCTCAGCTGCGATTGCATCCAAATCATTTGGTAACAGGGAGTTCTGCAGCTACTTATGTTTTCTTGCTTCAGCATGGGAATACAGAAGTTGTCAACGAAGCCATTGCCTCCTTGATTGAGGAACTGAAGCTGTTGAAGATTGTAATAGGAAATAACACTGGTCATTCAGATGAATCTAATTCTGTTGTAGATACTAAAGCATTTTCAAAACCTGAATTGTTGGCATTGATCAAGTTTGATTTGAAAGTTCTATTAGCGTGTGTTTCCATGGGCGGGGATAACAGTTTGATTGGACAAAAGGATGTTGCTTCATTGTATCTTAGTAGGTCAGAAAAGTTGGTGTCCTTTATTACAAAAGAGATGAATCCTTTTGAATTACCCATTCAGGCTTTCATTGAGTTGCAGATCACTGTTGTCAAGGCACTGGAGAGGCTAAATTCAGTTGAGTTCTTAATCAAGTGTTCTGATAGAGAACAGAACTGTAACAAAGCTTTTGTTGAGTTTCCAACTAAAACGGAGGACAGTGATGATCAATTCAGTAATGGGTTTTTGGCTGTGATTACTGAGCATTTGGAGAAGTATAGCAAGCTCCTTATAAAAGCCTTTCATGTTTCTTCTCCTCTGGCAATTAAATTAGTTGCTCTAGATTGGGGACAAAAGTTCTGTGAGAATGTAATGGCTTTTAATAAGATCTTAGGCACAAGAGATTTCTCCCATGAAGAATGCAAGTATGCTGGTGTAATCATGAACTTAGTTTTCTCACTTTTAGGTGGTACATTTGAGAGAGAACCAGAAGTAAGGTCACATGTTGCAAAAACTTTGGAGATGTTTATGCAAGCAAAACTTTTGCATCCTGTGTGTTTTTATCCCTTAGCTGAAGTGATACTGGAGAAACTTGGGGATCCAGCTACAGAAATACAGGATGCATATGTGAAACTACTTGCCCATATTTTGCCTACTACTATATATACATGTGGCCTCTATGATTATGGGAGATTTAGGCCTGTTGACCCTGTGTTAGGCAAAAATTCTAACATGCACTGGAAACAATTATTTGCCCTGAAGCAGTTGCCACTGCAACTTCACTCACAACAGCTTGTATCAATCTTAAGTTACATTTCACAAAGATGGAAGGTACCTCTTTATTCTTGGATCCAGCGCCTCATTCATGGTTGCCAGAGTTCAAAGGATGCTTTTTTAAGTCTGCCTGAGGAAACAGGAAATTTTGGTGCTAATTCTCCATGGTTGGATATACAAGTGGACGAGGACATACTTCAAAAAATCTGTTCTGTCAATAATTTAGCTGGTGCCTGGTGGGCTGTACAAGAAGCTGCTCGGTACTGTATTGCTACAAGACTACGGACTAACCTTGGTGGCCCTACCCAAACATTTGCTGCTCTAGAACGCATGCTTTTGGACATTGCACACCTTTTGCAACTTGATAATGAACAAAGCGATGGAAACTTAAGTATGATAGGGTCTTCTGGTGCTCACTTGCTACCAATGAGATTACTGTTGGATTTTGTCGAGGCTCTaaagaaaaatgtatataaTGCATATGAGGGGTCTGTCATTTTACCACCTGCTTCCCGTCAGAGCACTTTATTTTTTCGAGCAAACAAAAAAGTATGTGAGGATTGGTTTTCTCGTATATGTGAGCCAATGATGAATGCTGGATTGGCTGTACATTGCAATGATGCCGTTATTCAATATTGTACACTTCGTTTGCAGGAGCTCAAGAATCTTTCCGTGTCAGCTTTGAAGGAAAAATCTAGGGCTCAGGTAACTGATAATCTCCATAATATCAAAGGAAGGTATAGAGGAGATGTCTTAAAAGTATTAAGACATATTTCACTAGCTCTTTGTAAGAGTTCTGATCCAGATTCTTTGATTGGTCTACGAAAATGGGTTTCAATTACCTTCTCCTCCTTACTTGGGGAGGAAAACCAGTCCTCCAGTGAGGGTGGAACTGCTGGACCCCTTTCTTGGATAAGTGGGCTTATATATCAGGCAAGAGGTGAGTACGAAAATGCTGCGGCTCACTTTACTCACTTGCTACAGACAGAAGAGTCACTCAGTTCCCTGGGTTCTGATGGTATACAGTTTGTCATAGCACGCATAATTGAGTGTTATGCAGCTGTATCTGATTGGAGATCTCTTGAAACCTGGCTATTAGAGTTGCAATTGCTTCGTGCTAAACATGCTGGAAGAAGTTATTCTGGTGCTCTGACAATGGCTGGCAATGAAGTTAATGCAATCCATGCATTAGCACGTTTTGATGAGGGTGATTATCAGGCTGCATGGTCAAGCCTTGATTTGACGCCTAAAAGCAACAGTGAGCTTACCCTTGATCCAAAAATAGCCTTGCAACGGAGTGAGCAGATGCTTCTGCAATCATTGCTCTTCCAGAAGGAGGAAAAAAGTGATAAGGTGCTGCATGATTTGCAGAAAGCAAGGTCAATGTTGGAGGAACCACTTTCTGTTCTGCCACTTGATGGCTTAGCTGAAGCAACACCTCTTGCAATTCAGTTGCACTGCATTTTCCTTGTAGAAGAGAATTGTAAGCTTAAAGCAACTCATGAGAAGGCCAAACAAATACCATCAATACTAAATTCTCTTAAATCACTGCCATCTTCTATTAGTAAAATCCGTCAAGATTGTAATCCATGGCTGAAAGTCCTTCGGGTTTATCAAACCATTTCCCCAAGTTCTCCTGTTACTCTAAAATTCTGCATGAATCTGCATAATTTAGCTCGCAAGCAAAATAATCTTTTGTTGGCAAATCATCTGAACAACTACATCAAAGATCACGTATCTGCTTGCCCTGAGGAGAGACATCGGAATCTTCTGGTCTTAAACTTGCAGTATGAGAGCATTTTACTACAGTATGCTGAAAACAAGTTTGAAGACGCTTTCACAAACCTTTGGTCATTTTTGCGTCCCTGCATGGTTTCTTCAACATCTAGAATACCTGATACTGAAGAGAGGATTCTGAAGGCCAAAGCATGCTTGAAACTCGCAGATTGGCTGACACGGGAATATTCAGACTGGAGTCCAGAGAGTATTGTTCTCAAGATGCCAGCAGATTTTGAAATGGCTGAATCAGCTACACTTGGCAAAGATggcaatgaagaaaatataatttgtaaatcGAATTTGGGTTCTATCACTGAGGAAATTGTTGGTACAGCAACAAAATTGTCTTCTCGTATTTGCCCCACCATGGGCAAGTCATGgatttcttatgcttcttggTGCTTTAAGCAAGCCCGAGACTCACTCCTTGTTCAGAGGGAAACTATCCTCCATTCTTGCTCATTTTCTTCCATACTAGTTCCAGAAATTTTACCTGAGAGATTTAAGTTGACTAAGGACGAGGTGCAAAGAATTAAGTCATTGGTTTTGGGTCTTTTTCAGGACAACATTGATATGAAAGGTTTCATAGATGAACAGGAAGAGAGAAGCTCTTGGCTTGATTCTGCAGAGCACTCAATTAGTAGCAATCCTCTGCTGACATTGGTTTGGAATATAGTGAATATTATAGAAACTGCCGCAGGGGCACCAGGTGCAGAAAACTCTGGTGGTGAATGTCTTTCTGCTATGGTATCTTCTCAATTGAAGATTTGTTTGTTAAACACAAATTTTGGGCTGGGAGAATTTGACATAATATCTGCATTggatgattttgttgatatttggTGGTCTTTGAGGAGGAGAAGAGTGTCCTTGTATGGACATGCTGCTCATGGTTACACACAGTATCTTTCGTATTCTTCTTCCCCTATTTGCCATAGTCAGATGCATGGTTCTGAATACGAGGCTTTGAACCAAAAAACTGGCAGCTACACCCTGAGGGCTACATTGTATATATTGCATATACTTCTCAATTATGGTGTGGAGTTGAAAGATACTCTTGAATCTGCTCTTTTGGTTGTTCCTTTGTTGCCATGGCAG GAAGTTACGCCTCAACTGTTTGCACGTGTAAGTTCTCATCCTGAACTAGTGATTCGGAAGCAATTGGAGGGCTTACTGATCATGCTGGCCAAGCAATCTCCCTGTTCTATAGTGTACCCGACACTAGTTGATGTTAATGCTTATGAAGAGAAACCTTCAGAAGAGCTTCATCATGTGTTGGGTTGCCTG AGAGAACTTTACCCCCGATTGGTTCAGGATGTTCAGCTGATGATAAACGAACTTGGAAATGTTACTGTACTCTGGGAGGAATTATGGCTCAGTACTCTTCAGGATCTTCAAACAG ATGTGATGAGGCGAATAAATGTGCTGAAAGAAGAGGCTGCAAGAATCGCAGAAAATGTCACACTTAGTCAGAATGAGAAGAACAAGATAAATTCTGCTCGATATTCTGCAATGATGGCTCCAATAGTTGTGGCTTTGGAGCGTCGTTTGGCTTCAACGTCTCGAAAACCTGAGACTCCTCATGAAGCTTGGTTCCAGGAAGAGTATAAAGACCAACTGAAATCAGCTATAGTATCCTTTAAGATTCCTCCGGCATCTTCTGCAGCTATAGGTGATGTGTGGCGACCTTTTGATAGTATTGCTGCATCCTTGGCATCATATCAGAGGAAGTCTTCTGTTTCCTTGCGAGAAGTTGCACCTCATTTAGCTTTGCTATCATCTTCAGATGTTCCAATGCCAGGTCTTGAGAAACAAATGAAAGTACCTGACTCTGGCAAAGCAACTGATCTCCAAGGGGTTGTCACTATTGCTTCTTTTCATGAACAAGTCACTATCTTATCAACAAAGACAAAGCCTAAGAAACTAGGTATACTTGGTTCAGATGGTCAGAAGTACACATATCTCCTTAAAGGACGAGAAGATTTGCGCCTTGATGCTAGAATTATGCAATTACTGCAGGCTATAAATGGTTTTctgcattcttcttcttctgcatgtAGCAATTCTCTTAGCATTCGCTATTATTCTGTGACTCCAATCAGTGGTCGGGCTGGCCTAATCCAGTGGGTGGGCAATGTAGTAAGTATTTATAGTGTATTTAAAGCTTGGCAAACCCGTGTCCAGCTAGCACAGTTTTTGGCATTGGGCCCTGCAAATACAAAATCCTCAGCTCCTCCACCTGTTCCCCGTCCCAGTGATATGTTTTATGGGAAGATCATACCTGCACTTAAAGAGAAAGGAATCAAGAGAGTGATTTCCCGAAGGGATTGGCCTCATGAAGTCAAATGTAAAGTTCTTCTTGATCTCATGAAGGAGGTGCCTAGGCATCTTCTTTACCAGGAGCTATGGTGTGCTAGTGAAGGATATAAAGCTTTCAGCTCAAAAATGAAGAG GTATTCTGGAAGTGTTGCTGCAATGAGTATGGTTGGTCATGTTTTGGGGCTGGGCGACAGACATCTGGACAACATTCTTATAGATTTTTGTAATGGGGATATTGTACACATTGATTACAATGTGTGTTTTGATAAGGGACAAAGACTAAAAATTCCAGAGATTGTTCCCTTCCGTCTGACCCAAATGATTGAAGCAGCTTTAGGGCTTACTGGAATAGAGGGTAGCTTCAAATCAAACTGTGAGACAGTTATTGGCGTTCTAAGGAAGAACAAAGACATACTTTTGATGTTATTGGAAGTATTTGTTTGGGATCCACTTGTGGAGTGGACACGTGGTGATTTTCATGATGAAGCTGCAATTGGCGGTGAAGAAAGAAAAGGCATGGAGTTGGCTGTTAGCTTGAGTCTATTTGCATCTCGAGTACAGGAAATTCGTGTTCCCTTACAG GAACATCATGATCAATTATTGACTAGCCTGCCAGCTGTTGAATCAGCACTTGAG AGTTTTGCTGACATTCTAAACCACTATGAGCTTGCCTCTACTCTATACTGTCGAGCTGACCAGGAGAGGTCTGGTCTTATATTGCGTGAGACATCTGCAAAGTCGATTCTTGCTGAAGCAACCAGTAATTCAGAGAAAATTCGAGCTTCTTTTGAAATTCAGGCTCGGGAATTTGCCCAAGCAAAGGCTATGGTTGCTGAGAAAGCTCAGGAGGCAATGGCTTGGGCTGAGCAGCATGGAAGGATTCTTGATGCTTTACGGTGCAACTTAATCCCAGAAATAAATGTTTCTTTTAAGCTGAATAACATGGAAGCAGCCTTATCTCTTACATCTGCAGTCACTGTAGCAGGGGTTCCACTAACTGTTGTTCCTGAGCCAACACAAGCACAATGCCATGATATAGATAGGGAAGTTTCTCAATTCGTAGCTGAGTTGGGTGATGGACTAACTTCTGCCACAACTTCTTTGCAAGCATACTCCTTGGCTCTGCAAAGAATTCTACCATTAAATTACCTTTCAACCAGTGCAGTCCATAACTGGGCACAAGTTCTACAGCTATCTATCAATGCCCTGTCATCAGAGATTCTCTCTCTTGCCAGAAGGCAGGCTTCTGAACTTATTGCAAAATTTCATGTAGATAGCATTGATTCTATCAAATGCAGTCATGATGATCTTTGTTTCAGAGTGGAGAAGTATGCAgtagaaatagaaaaattagaaaaagagtGTGCTGAAATAGAGAGTTCTATTGGCTCTGAATCAGAATCAAAAACTAAAGATCGCTGTTTATCTGCTTTCATGAAATTCATGCAGTCCATTGGTCTTTTAAGAAAGGAAGATGTGATGTCTTCTGTTCAATCTAGACCTTTAGGTGAGCTAGAAGAGGAGAGGGAAAAGGCACTATCAATTCTCAATATTGCTGTGAGTTCACTTTATAATGACGTTAAGCATagaatacaaaatatatataatgatatgtCTGGAGGAAGAAATCAATACAATATGTTGCAGAATGACTCTGGAACTATTTTTGCTGAGTTTGAAGAACAAGTAGAGAAGTGTAATCTTGTGACAGAGTTTGTTAATGATCtatgtcaatttattggaaAGGACACTCCTTCTGTTGATATTAACAAAGTTCGTTCAAAGTTTTCTTCTGAAAGTAATTGGGTTTCCATTTTCAAAGCCATTTTGATTTCCTGTAAGGGATTGGTTAGTCAAATGACAGAAGTTGTTCTGCCAAATGTAATACGAGCTGCTGTTTCATTAAATTCAGAGGTTATGGATGCATTTGGATTGATCTCACAAGTTCGAGGATCTATAGAAACTGCACTGGAGCAGCTTGTGGAGGTTGAAATGGAGAGAGCATCACTGATTGAACTTGAACAGAATTATTTTGTTAAGGTTGGTCTTATTACTGAGCAACAGCTTGCTCTTGAAGAAGCTGCGGTTAAGGGCAGAGATCATCTTTCATGGGAAGAGGCAGAGGAACTTGCATCCCAAGAGGAAGCTTGTAGAGCACAACTGGACCAACTTCATCAAACTTGGAATCAGAGGGATGTAAGGACTTCTTCTCTTATAAAGAGAGAAGCTGACATTAAAAATGCCCTGGTTTCTGTGAATTGTCAATTTCAATCTCTAGTTGGTTCGGAAGAAGAAAGGGAGCTACATATTTTGAGAAGCAAAGCACTATTGGCTGCCCTCTTTAAGCCTTTCTTGGAACTGGAGTCCATGGATATTATGCTGTCTGCAGCTGATGGTTCAGTTGCATTGCCCTCAAGTAAATTTCATACTTTGGCAGATTTGATAAATTCTGGGAATTCTATATCTGAGTATGTCTGGAAAGTTGGAGATCTATTGGATAACCATTCATTCTTTATTTGGAAAATAGGCGTCATAGATTATTTTCTTGATGCATGCATACATGATGTAGCTTCGTCAGTTGAGCAAAATCTAGGCTTTGACCAATCACTCAATTTTATGAAGAAAAGGCTTGAAATCCAACTTCAGAAACACATTGGTCATTATTTGAAAGAAAGAATTGCTCCTAGTTTACTGACTTGTTTAGATAAGGAAAATGAGCACTTGAAGCAACTTACAGAGTCATCAAAGGAACTTGCTTTAGACCAGGTGAAAAAGGATGGGGCTGCGAAAAAGGTTTTACTTATGCTTGAAGAATATTGTAATGCACATGAAACTGCTAGAGCAGCAAAATCAGCTGCTTCTCTCATGAAAAAACAagtgaatgaattgaaagaagcTCTACGAAAAACTGCACTTGAGGTAGTTCAGATGGAATGGATGCATGATGTTAGTTTGAACCCATCATATAACAGAAGAATCAGATTTGAGAAGTATCTTGATACTGATGACAGCTTGTATACAATCATCTTAAACCTCAGCAGATCTAAATTAATGGACAATATACAATCTGCCGTGTCAAAAATCACAACATCAATGGATTGTCTACAGTCTTGTGAACGAAATTCTCTTATAGCGGAAGGACAGCTTGAGAGAGCAATGGCTTGGGCGTGTGGAGGTCCCAATTCCAGTAGTTCTGGAAATACTTCAACTAAAAATTCAGGAATTCCTCCTGAGTTCCATGAACATATTAAGACTCGGAGGCAGATTTTATGGGAATCTAGAGAAAAGGCATCTGATATTGTGAAGTTATGTGTGTCAGTGTTAGAGTTTGAAGCATCAAGAGATGGGTTTTTGCTTATACCAGGCCAACCATATCCCTTCAGGAGTAGTGTTGATGGTAAGACATGGCAGCAAGTGTACTTGAATGCACTAACAAGATTGGATGTTACTTTCCATTCTTATACAC GTACTGAACAAGAATGGAAGCTTGCTCAATGCACTGTTGAAGCTGCTTCCAATGGATTATATACTGCAACTAATGAGCTCTGCATTGCCTCTCTAAAAGCAAAGTCAGCTTCAG GTGATTTACAAAGCACGGTTCTTTCAATGAGGGATTGTGCATATGAGGCTAGTGTTGCACTGTCTGCTTTTGCTCGGGTTTCAAGGATCCATACTGCTCTAACTTCTGAAAGTGGTTCTATGCTTGAAGAG GTTCTAGCAATAACTGAAGATATACATGATGTTTATAATCTGGGGAAAGAGGCAGCTGCTATCCACCTTTCTCTTATGGAAGGCCTTtcgaag gCAAATGCAATCCTTTTTCCACTTGAATCAGTGTTGACTAAGGATGTAGCTGCTATGGCTGATGCTATAGCTCGGGAAAGTGAGATCAAGAAGGAAATATCACACATCCATGGACAAGCTATATATCAGTCGTATTGTTTAAGAATCAGGGAGGCTTGTCATACCTTTAAGCCCTTGGCACCCTCTCTGACGTCAGCTGTGAAGGGACTTTATTCATTGTTGGCTAGACTAGCAAGAACTGCTAATGTCCATGCTGGCAATCTGCACAAA GCGCTTGAAGGAATAGGAGATAGTCAGGAAGTAAAATCAGAGGATATTGCTTTGTCAAGAtcagatggtggtggtggtgatgctGTTGAATTTGATGATAAAGAAGGGGAAAGTCTCTCTAGGTCCGAAGATGATAAGACTGATGATTTTATTGGCTTTTCTCGACTTTCTTTGGAAGACAAGGGATGGGTATCACCACCAGATAGCATCTACTGTAGTAGCTCGGGATCTGACATCTCATTAGCTGAAGTTAGTCTTCCTGATAGCTTGAATGATTCAGCAGGAAATAAAGACCTGCTTTCACAGGGGTCTGGTAGCAGAATCCCCACAGGTTATATGCATACCACTCTATTGTCTCAAACTGATGTGGAACAAATCTCACCTTTTGAGTTGTCAGAATCTTCTCCTGTGGAAACTGATCTTAATCGTGCTGGTTCTGTGAAGTCAATTAATGAGGCTACTGAACATGCTGAAGCTATATCTTTATCAGGTGATAAATCTGTTGCCATCCCTGGCAACTCCCAAATTCCATCGAATGAGAACCTAGACAAATTTGATGGTGAAGATGAACTGCTGTCTGCAAAAGAAGTTAAAAATGCTGCTGAACATCATGAAGCTCCTGATCCCTACATAAATGCCAATACTCGTGTTGGAAGGG GTAAAAATGCTTATGCCTTATCAGTATTGAGGCGGGTTGAGGTGAAAATTGATGGTCGAGATATCTCTGAAAACAG AGAAATTGGTACTGCAGAGCAAGTAGATTATCTACTAAAGCAAGCTACTAGTGTAGATAATCTCTGCAACATGTACGAAGGTTGGACACCATGGATTTGA